TTCAAGGGCCAATTCATTCAACTTTTAGCAAAAGTAGGCTCACCTGCTACAACAACAACTGTAAGAACATCCCCAATTCTCTTCAGTGTCGACACACTCTTCTTATAAGATTTAAAACGACTTAACGAAGGGTCCTTTGCCAAGAGCTGCAGGGTGTAATCCATATCAACACGATGTCAAGTATGCACAAAAGCATCACATGTAAGAACACACGCACGtgaataaatattaaaaagatCTGATGACTTCTAATCCTCCCCAATCCATGTCATAAAATACGGAACTGATTAAAGGATTAGAATCATTAGATTATAAGTAATCACCAATAATCAAAACCCAATTTCCGTATCCAATGTAATTACTCAGTAGCTAAACATAAAAATccgttttaaaaaaatttcttgaaaatCACGATCAAGAAGGTTTAAAACAGACCAACATTCCGAATCATTTCAAATAATATTCTTCCCCTCTGCAATTCCATCAATTAACATGGGCCAACTCAAAGAAGATGCAATGGCAACTATAAAACCCCAAAACACTACCTCATGGAATTATGAGCTGAACTAAATGCTCGAAGTTGAAATTATCAAAGCGGGTCAAAAGAGTAAAAATGAAAAGAATCAAAAGGGCGTATATATTTATTATCAAGAAAGTCGAACTCAGAAAGAAATACAGTAAAAGGGAAAACTCACAGCTTTCTCACGATCCCCAAGTTCAACATGAAATGCTCGTGTTGGCACAGCCATGGAAGCCTGTGTCTTCTGCTTTAATCAGAGGACAATTTTCATAGACCGAATTAGATAGAGCTATGAACAAATCAAGCAAAGACCCAACAAAGATCTATACACGTATAAAATGTTTATATTCTTTAATACCTGATAAGATCGGAAGTGGTTCACAAGGCTACTTTGTCCAAGGAAAAAGGCCATCTCTTCAATCTCTCACTGATTTTCAGACtgaagaacaaaaataaaaacaataagttAGCTGCTGGGTGGGGATTGTCGATTGTCGACCAAAGGAAAACGCCAATAGGGCTTTAATTTTCTCACTAAAATTATTCAACTCCTACGTTTTTGTAGGGCGGGCCCGGCCTGGACTGAATTTGGATATCCTTAGGTTAACTTccgattaaaattttaatagtagaaattaatatttttaatttaagtttgtttataaaatattataatatttaaaacatttattatttcTGGAATAATAAATAAGAAATTAGAGTCAATTCAAATTCAGTCTGAATAAAATTTTCCATTATGTTCagttaaataattataaagaaaGGTTAAGAAAAAATACAtattttgtttaaataattaaaattagtaAAGGGAAGAAAAATTTACTATAATGaatttttatttcacattttaatcccaaaATAGAGTTTTTCATACAGCAAAATGTATTTtctcttaaataaaaaaatatttatccaAACAAAGAAAATATCATATTTTCTCTTACTTTCCATTTATTTCCCTCGTTTTAGgcttaaatcataaaattatatttaatatattttctttaatttagtACGTAAGTACCTAAATTATACGAAAGAGTACATgtgttttcaacctttttttccATTATCATTAATAAGTTAATTAATACATAAGATTGCCTATAGCAAACAAGAAAAGAGCTGAACGATGAGATACTAGGTGCCTATATACTTGTTTTTCCACAGATTTTATGGTCAAGACTCACTTGAACTCATTTTATTAAACCGGAAAAGAAAGCTGATATACAAAAAATGCAATAAATTTGCAGCTATCAAACAAAAGCATTTCATTCATGCATGGTCCATGCTTCCACTGAAGCAACAGTGATAATTTACAACTAAAAATCTACGAAATTCTGTGTTGCCcatcaatataatatttacagtGTAATATGATACAGAGTACTGCATTTCTGACCTCCACCAAGGATTTGTAAACAAGCAGCTGTATGGTGTAAACCTAGGATACTTCAACCTCTTCAATTCTATAACCAACCAAAATTCAATAAGGCAGCACTTGGCTCCCCCCTACTATTTCCCACTGCACCTGCAAAAGTATTAAAGTCCAGTGCCATATCTCAGACCTAGAAATTTTTCTTTAACTTTTCTTTTGATAGAGAACCACTTCAGTACACTAAAAACCTTGGTCCATCTCGTCTTCGCTGGGTCAGCAACTGTACGTTGCACAAGGAATCCGTCAACAGCAGTTTGTAGATCCGCTTGTGATTCCAAACCAAGGCCCTGGGAATGAAGATCACCATCAAAATATCCAAGATGATCCTCGTCACCAAAAGTCTGAGAAATATCTGCGTCACACGTTAGGGAATTATTGACTTGGCCAGGATAACTCAATGTTTGGTCATATCTAAGATCCGGGTTTTCGATACCATGCAGGGCATAATCCTCCAATCCACCCATACCCCAAACTGAATAGATGGTTGAGATGATATCGGGAGAAGAAGCACTTGTTTGAGCATAATCATATCCATCCATCTTTTGAGAAGCCAAAACCTTGCTACCATTAGAATTCTCTGTCTTGGCTGAGTTTGTGCAAGGAATCTTAGCTAATTTTGAACAACTACTTATGAGAGAGGCTTCGTCGTCAAACGAGATAACTTCTGCCCAATGTTCAAATGCAGAAATTACCAAGTTCTGAGCTTCAATCTAATGGGCAAGCAGATAATCAGAAGCCATTAATGAAAGGAGTGAAGAAAtgcaaagaaataataataataagattagaTAAGGGAAGTTTTACCTTCTCAGTTTCTGATAGCTTATCAGTTGTAAGGTACTGGCATTCTGAAAGTAGTCCTGTCAATTGTCCCACAACGTTGAAGATCACACCAGATTTCTGTTGAGAACCAGGAGGGCAATACACGTGCCTCCTCTTATCAAGCACACATGTTCGAGCATGCTCCACAGTGATTTCCCACATCTTAGCAGACATACCGGTGCCGAGGATCTGCATATATCTCATGAAACAAATATTgctttcttttagcattttggcaTCATCAAAATACTACCTTTAAGCATCAAAGCTGCTTAAATTGGTGTCAAATAGTCAACATGTAACCTGGTGAAGCTTCGGCAAAGCATGGATATCTTAGAGATGCTAAGTTACATTTAATTTCCAAATTTATATCATTGTTCAATTATTTGCTGATAAAAGAATATCCTTGGTGCAGTAGCAAAACTAAACTTTAATCAATGCAGGCATAGGGTCCCGTAAGTAAACTGCATAAAGTTGGAAGTAATATGAAACAAATGTCCAAGGAACCTTTTACGTTATATTTTTCATAAATGAATTTGTGTGATCTAATCCTGTAACATTCACAGCACAGTTCCTTCTCAAAAGCTAACCAAACATGCTTAAGTTCAATGAGTACTTAAAACTGATTAAACTCCAAGTTTCACAAAAAGAGATATAAAGCAGAAGAATCTCACATGTCGAAGCCTTGGAGGATTTATACAGAGCATGGTCAAGAAATCCTTAACAGTGTTGATATTTTCCCGACTCAAGCGCTTATGGAAAGCCCCATCTTTGCCAATTTTCTCTAATCTCCATACTTCATCAGAAAGAGATGGAGGATGATGCTTCTTGTATACTGCAACCAGAAACCAAAGTTCAAAACATGTTTCTTTAACAACTTCTGAAGAAAACAAGTTCTAAGAaaacagaaaaaaataaaaagaaaaagaaagggctAACTTTCCAGCACTCCAAATATCAACCTCCCCATTTTTTTTCTAGTTGTTCTTGGAACCCAGAGACTAATATTGCTCTTCACAGTCTAAGACTATACTAAAAGTGAAGAAAGTTAGAAGTGACCAATAAATTATAGTTAATTCAACATCTTGGTAACATCAACATTGTGGAGTGATTGTCTATATGTATCAAATATGAATTATAGCAATATAGAACTTGTATTTCAAGTTTTGAACACTATAGAACTTGTATTTCAAGTTTTGAACACTGTACTAACCAACACTGCTCAAAGGTACAAGCATCCATTTAGCCTGAAATTATTCTACATCTTATCAACATATTAATTTAAGCAGAAATTTGCTACACAATAAATAGATACATGTTCATCAAAAATGGATTTAATCAAGTTCTTACATTCTCCACGGTGATCCCTGACAATGAAGGATTCTGTCTTTGCTTCTCTTACTCTAGTTCCACCAGAGCCATCCACAACTCTAGCACCAAGTCTGAAACGACGGCATCTAGTCCAGCTTGAATTATCTGTAAATGAAATCTCACCCACTAAACCTATGCCCTCGGTGAGAGTTAGAAATGAATCTCCGGTAAGAAGAGGTTTCTTTCCTTCTCTCTCTTTTACAATGTTATTGTTAAACTCTTCAACCGCCCAGTTGTCCTCCTCATCGCCATCAAAATCTCCCTCAAGGACTACAACTTCTACTTTGGCAGAAGACTCCGGACCAGAGGTAACTATTTGTCCAGTAAGAGCATCAACGATAGCCACTTTTATGGTGGAACAATCTTCTGCCTCGATTCGAGCTCCAGTGAACACAGGAAGGGAGAGATTATTTAAGAATTGGAGTTGTAAGCTTCTTGACTCGGAAGAATTTACCTCCTTCCCACCATTCCTTAAAACAAACAAGGAGTGTTACCATGTGGTTTAGTATAAACAAACAAGTTAACACAGCTCTGGAAGAAAATATTTCTAATTCatacttttttttcttccttctttgaATTGAATTCATACCTTTTCATATTATTCAAATGCTTTCTAAGAGCCAATTCAACTTCTTCTTTGACCTACAAAACAGAGGATTGGTAATTTACATCCAAttcttaatatatttaattactttttaaaaagTATTGTGCAGCAAAACACCAGTAAAAGAATGGGAGCTTGGTACAAATAGATATGAAATTCAAGTTTTTGCTCCATTTTCCTGAAAAAGCTTTGAAATTAGATGCCAGACATCATGACAAGGGTGTTTACGAAGAAATAACAAAAATAtcagaataaataaaaatacaacccTACTTGACAGCATGTCCAGTTGTCCACCCACAgaagcaaaaaaagaaaaattcatgCTCCAAACGATTACAAAGATGTATAAAACAGTTGACTGAAGAAGCGGAAAGAATTTGTTGAATGAACTGAAAAGCATTTAAGACAGTCTATAAAACAGACTTAGAGTTGAATCAAGATTGAAACACAGGACGCTGATAAAAGTAATTGTCAGTAGGCAGTAAAGGACATGGGACATGGGACATGGTAGTTTTATGATTTCAATTATTGAGAGGCATCATCCCCTATTCTTACTAGGGGTGAAGCCAGGGATTTTATATTGGGCGGATGAGATAAAGAAAAGACCCAATTATAAGTTTTTAGAGGGCCGATTTCCTTTTACTATTTtttcattataaaatattaaaacttcaaatatttcaaagcaatctGAAGGAAGGGACTGAATAGAAAAGAACGGGCATATAGTATCAATGCATACTTTAAATTTCATGGTTGAATGAGAAAACCTGACaagattttaattgaaaaaaggGCTGAAAAAAACAGAATACAGAATTGAAGAAATAACATGATCAAAGGAAGAAACATACCACCCTACGAATCAATGGCTCCAAAACTGGCTCCAGCAAATGTTGGACAGACTGCAACTTCATCACCTCCTGAACCACACTGGCATAGTTTACAAATAGATTAGCAGCCTAAAGAAACAGAATAAATAATGCATAATTTTACATCGATTATTATTACCAATTATCACATACATCAAATAATCACAGGTAAGATTCATCTACATAAAGAATGAAAATGTATTCGAGGAATATTGCTCCATTACCAACACCAAAAGCACCAAAACTACTTCTAGGACCATGCAAACCATTTCTTTTCTCATATTTTTAGTTGTCAAATTTATGTAGCAACTTTGTTTTGAATAAAAGCTAATGGCAACTCAACACTCTATGGTAAAATAGCCAAATATGTTTGCCTCCTCATATGTATTGAAAAGCATGTATATCCGCCATAACAGCTTTAGAACATCTCCCACTCTCCTAACATATCATTCAATAGAAAAAACCCCATAACCCTGATGAAAGCTCATGGATGTCCACTACAACAAATTGCAAGAAAATAAAGTCCAAGGAGCAATCGACTCAATTaagtgaaaaataaaaagagTAATTCAGTTCTCTAATTAGTTTCAAAATTTGCAGagaattttaatcattttacaaATTGGGAAGACATATTTAATCAAGAACTTTGGTAAGCAAGTAATAAACCCAGTAAAAATATCACTCTTCCATTCTGAACTTCAATCATATTAAACACATGAATTATACCAAACAAGGAAAATccaatttgtttcaaaatataaGCAAGAATAGGAAAACAGGAAAGGGAAGGGGAATACTTTCTCAAGGTTGGAACCCTTCTCCGTTTATCTTGATCAGGACTGTTCCCTTCAGACGGTCGAGCCTTACCATCCTCCTGGGGCCTTTTCTGTGACATTAATACTACTAACTCCAACAACAAAAACACCCCAAAAGCTAAGCAGTATCGATGGCGGGAAACGATTAGGTTCATTTAACAAACACCTAGacgacaacaacaacaacaacagccAAAGAACCCACCATGCGCCACttcaataataaaatgaaattatgaaaCAGCCCGGGGGAgttaacatatacatatataagctaCTCATTCATAAACACTGCTAATCAAATGAGTAAAatccaaaagaataaaaataaaaagtaaaggcAAAAGCAACCTAGCACTTTAATCTCACTTTCCTATCCATTGCCTGAATTTGGCGGAATCTGGGATGCTTCTTCGCCGCAAAactcttttcattttattattatcttttttctctctttcctTTCTTCGAGTTTAACTGCAATGCCAAAGGTTGCTGTATATGCTGTGTCTGCAAGCAAGGATTTTTGTCCGTAACATGGGACCCGACAAACCGCGTTTTGGACTAGATTTGAGGGGTGGGGTCCACATAATAATACGCATTTTCCATCCATTTCGTTCCGACCCTATCTAAATCTAATCTAAGCGTGTAATGGAATTtgactttaatttcaattttaattttacgATAAAATATTTCTTACATTTTATACATACAACACCCCGTACGTAAAAaagtttatataatatatttattaattttgatataatactaattaaatatgattttattttaaatggtaaaattaagttattaaaaattataatatttaggtTTGAATCAAGTAAAAATATCAATATTAAAAGTTAGATTATATTTtgtctttttattaaaaataaattaattaatttttatatgttagaAAAAGTGTAATTTGACTTTTTCGTTAAAAATTATCCATATATGTTGTTAAGTgatgatttaaattttaaaatttcttatgTAAGTAATATTAAATTCAATGATGAGTAGCATTAGGTAAAAAATATTAAGATTCATGTTGCATTTTTCTATTTCTACTCAAAATGGGTAAATTAGTGCAAATTAATCATCTATTAAAATTTACATTTATATCTACTCTTAAATTTTGATGTGGTTGAGAGAAAAGCCTAACTACTGACCTTGTGAtgtgataatattttaaaaattaaagtaacctaaaaataaatatttgttatagttataattataattatttaaaaactaCATTCAAGAAGAATTGGACAAATGATTTTTCTAATTCATCTtagatataattttttaaaattataaaacataaataattatttaaaaattattaaaagttacaaaaatttgaaaagttttaaataatttttatagtgttttataattatttaataataataatattattattattattaaaagtatgACTAAATTGATGTAATGTATTAATGGAGTCTTAATTCAACTGTGAAATTACCATAATCTCATCCTTTTACAAAAtaacaattattattttgagagttttatttttttatactttaatAAATCTAGGAAATTATATACACATTATAGGAATCACAAAATTTGTATCCAAAATATCATAGCCTTCACTATTTAACTTTATCATTTCCATTAAAgtcatttttatttctatttctaatttttataaatgtatttttaagatctagttttatttaattttggctttatttttgcATAACCaaacaaatttttatattttaatttatatttaaattcaaatcATGCGtaatctttaatttaatttacacTTAAAAGGTAAacataaattacttaaaattttaacataaattgctttttatttaaaataaaaatttactcgtCTACAAATAAAaagattataaattatttaaatttaaaaatataaaaattatttaaattaaattataaaattctcattttcgataattttacctttaaaattaaattagattaaatGGTTTTGTCTGGGAAGGAAAAGTTGTGGAGTCCActgattttttagaattttatggttcggtttttattttggaaaatttttttccttcttattaattataaaaaattacaatGACGAGTCGTATTGTTATTTCAGAAAAAATCATAATAATTCtctataaaaatacaataaagataaatgagttaatttttatataattttattttcttaaaagttaaattattGATTTCATTTTCATGGATACATCATTCATTTTATAACATtatctttaatatattttaaaattaaattgatatcaGATATTAAACTTAGTGAAAAGCATTGTAATAGCAATAATGGGTATTTACGTGACGTGACACGTGCATAGTTTTAGTCCATGTAAAATATTGATGGATGCCAAGCTAGCTTATCAAATCAGATCGAAATATTTGATACtaattttatttatcttatttataaGGTGTAAATTTTCCCCATCCACGTATTTTCGCCTACATATTTAAAATAAACGACAAGCTTATTGGTAGtatctttgaaaaaaaaaaaagagagtactTTTTAGTTCATTGGACATTTAAATCAAACATTTTTGTTTTAAACATTATTGGAGTAACATAATGtaattttaagtaaaaatttgAGTGATCAATCGCTGCAATACTTTCTTCCATTGAACAATAATGGAAGTATTACGGCTGCACATCCGTCGGAAGTTTTCGGTGCTGGTGTTCAGGTCCAGCAATTCTTCCTTGTTGTTCAGCTTCTTAATAAACCGTCTAACTTCATTTTACTGCAGAAGACGGTTAATTTGGAGCTCTGGAGTTGAAATATATGGGCATAAATATTTATCTTATACAATTTTCATCTTTGGAGGCTTATGATTAGGTGTTGGACCATTGGCCGTGGCACATTCGAAATAAACGAATGCTTGTTCGTAAATGTGAACCAAGTATAAAACGACCTGATTTTTATTTGCATAAATTGCCAGTGTGGGTACATCTTAGTCATATTCCATTAGAGCTATGTTATGTTGCCAGGGCCATTGGCGTTCCATTATACATGGACACAATTACAGCCGGACAATCTAGATTAGTCTATGCGAAAGTTTGTGTAGAAATTGATGCAAATCAGATTATTCCTAGAATAATTGATATAGTCCTTAAGGATAGCTCAACCAGAATATTGTGGGTTGAGGTGCCATGGATACCACAGCGTTGTTCAAAGTTTTCAATTTTTGGGCATGTTGACAAAGCTTGCCCCAAAAAGCTAAAGGACAATAATAAGGTGCAGGTTTCTAAGGTTAGTAGTTGAGGGTTGAAATAGATGAAGGTAAGTCGGAGTCTGAAGTGCAATATGTTATTCTATCTAATGTAAGTTTGGTTGATGGAGTCTCTCTAAATAATGGAGCTCATACTGAAATTGATTTGGGTGTACAAGCAAAGGGTAAGCACAAGTTATCTAGTAGTTCACAAGTAAAGGGCAAGGGTGTCCTATTAGGTTCAACCAACAGATTTGCTTTGTTAGAAGACAACCAATTAGCCCAGGACTTCAGCGAGCATGAAttggatgagggagaagaaaaTTCTCTAGAGCAGCTGCTTCTGCGGTGGCCAATTTGATGAAAGTTCTCAAACCAAAAAGGAAAAAATCAAGTTGATAGAGGGAAAAAGGGTAATAAGGCAGTAGTATCTACCTTAGGAGGTCTTCCATCAACCTCTGAATTTAGTGGGTAATTTGGATGTTTGAGGAATGAATCATTCCTCTAAACTGAAGAACATTGCAGATTGAAATTTTTTGCTTAAAGTTGATATTGTATGTTTATTGGAGACAAGGGTTAAGCATAGTAATGCGCAAGTGATTGTTGATGCGTGGTTTCAAGGGTAGGGATTTTTACGTACTTACGGTGTGGCTGAAAATGGAAGGATATGGATTATTTGGAGAAATAATGTTCGATAGAAGCTAGTGGCAGTTTCTGATCGAAGTATTACTTGTAGTTTTCAAGCATATTCTAAGCAGGGTTATTTTACAGCAATCTATGGGAGAAATGAGAGTAGAGAAAGATGCAGATTTTGGGAACATTTGAAGGACATTCAACAAGGTGTTGGGGGTAATCCATGGTTATTAGCTGGTGATTTTAATGTTATTGCTGACATTAAGGAGAGTTTGGGATCTCAATGCAGCGGTCAATTGATGAGGGATATAGAAGAGTTTCTTAAATGCATTAATGGTTTGGAATTGCAGGATCATTCATACTTTGGTCCAACTTACACTTTGTCAAATTTACAAAAGGAGAGTTATTTAGCTAGAAAACTGGACAGTGATGATTAATGGAGAATGATTTAATGCTTTTGCCCATTCTTTTGTTGAGTTTCTGCCACCTCAGATTCAGATAATCGTTTAGCTATTCTGGTTTCGGATAGAGAGGAGTTGCCACATCCGAAgcctttttaaaattttcaatttttggatAAAAAATACTGAGTTTTTGCACATTGTGGAAAGTTCTTTGAAGGTGCCAGTTGAGGGTAATCCTATAACCAGATTATTCCTAAGGTTAAAGAGACTCAAGGTGGAATCGAGGAAGTTAAATGCAGCATGTTATGAtgatattttaataaggtttCCGAAGGTTAAAAAATGCTTGAGGAAGTACAATTGCTTACTTTGGGGGACAATGTTGATCTTGTATTGGTGGAGCAATTAACGTATCTGTCTAAGCAGTAGAGGGACCTTCTTGCAACAGAGGAAAGTTACTATAGGCAAAGATCTAGGATTATATGGATTAGGGAGGGGGATCAGAACACCCATGTCTTCCTTAGTGCAGTAAAAAGTAGAAATGGTAGAAGCTCAATAAAAGTTTTAATGAATGATTGTAgtagccaattttggcccagataaataaacacaaataaaatAGTCTAAAttaaaagtccatttacaaacaAAGTTATCAACCCAATTAtagaccaaaaaaattaaaaccctaaaaaCTCAACTAGCCCAATATCCTAAAATTTTTCAGCAACCAACCTTAGGTACCAAGACCTTCAGCCGCCGCATACCCCTCAACCTTGGCCACCACGCCCCACGCATGCCCCTCAGCCTTGGTCACCACGCTCCACGCGTCTGACACTCCTATACCCTGCAAACACAAACAACAAGAAACAGCAGCAACAACAGAGGCCAAGTAGCAGAAGAAACAAGAGCAAAAAgacaaaaaatagaaaataaaagtctTGTAACTTGGCTTTAAAAGCCAGAACCTGGTCATTgaaatttcttcttctttttttacaaAAGCTTTTTACACACACATCAgtaaaaaattagaaaaacaaAATCAAGAAAGGTTGATTTTAGTCTCTACTTGTTCGGTTTCTTTTtgttcaatttatttttttttatctttttattttcattacaaatctattttaaatagaaaaattaataaaaagaaaacaaaaagaggaGAACCTTACCCGAACGCCCCGTGGTCGGCCATTGGAGTTCTCCTCTCCATCGCTGAAGTCGATttcaagaaagaaaaaggggCCTTTCTTTCATATATCGTTTTTTTGAGGGGGGTTTTGAGGAGGCTCGGTTTTCAAACTCTTTAAACGGAGGTGAAAAACCCTCCTTTTCACATGCCTTCAACCACCGTCCATGGTGGCCTTAACGGCGGCGGCGATGATGGGTATGAAGCCCTAGCTAAAAAGAGAGAAATGGAGGAGAAAAGGGGAAGGAGAGAAAGCAAAAAAACtttctgttttctttaaaaaaaagggggggctggaaacacaaaataaaaaaaaaagagttttaagtttttaaaaaaaaaaagaggcctGCACTTTAACCCGTTTATCAGGCCTAATATGTGCCTTTTAATTGAAAATGGGAGAATTTTGCATTAGGTCCTTCCCATTTGCGCAAACATTCAATCAtgcctcatttatttcatttctttttaatttggcTTTGACACTTATGTATATTAGCATTTCGGTcccatttctttttattttattattttcgccCTAAATTTCTGTCTAGAGTTCAAATTAGCCCCTTTTCGtccttttcttttatattttattttattatttaacattatggtattataattgtattttattttcttgcatattatttactattattattattaccttcattccattattattattgctattgctatttttttttggtttttatatttttatttatattagtcttagtatcattattattattattattattatctccattacaattattattattattattcttttgttatattactattattgttatattatcactatttttcttactattattattactacaaCTATTATTACTatgattatattttcttttaataccCATTTGCTTATTACCTCATTGATTTTATATCATtactattataataattattatcattacttttcattgttatatatatatattttttcttttctctgttttattactattattaatatcattattactattatttttatttctatttttatttttattaacatattttttaccatattattatttcctttttataCATATCATTATTGATATTAacatatactattattattaatgtactattattttctatttattactattattaatattttttttcttttctttagtgctatcactattattatattatttgtcTTATTAATGTACTGTTACTATTTCCCACTTagctattattactattattatttttactattataattattattaatcttttattATTCTCTTACATTGCCTGTTTGTTTTACTCCTCTATTTCTAATCTCATTATTCTTATTATGCATTTATTTTTATTCGTTATGTTCATTGATATCGAAATTCATATTTGTTTGTTCATTTTCGCTATTCCACTTTACcacttaatttatattaattacccaactaaaataattctttcataaaggcaatattcggtgttcgaAATTCGGGGAAACGTGCCCTAatttattgggtttcgattttcctcgttcatcctaattaaccgaatatcc
This window of the Gossypium arboreum isolate Shixiya-1 chromosome 12, ASM2569848v2, whole genome shotgun sequence genome carries:
- the LOC108477211 gene encoding succinate dehydrogenase subunit 7B, mitochondrial isoform X2; translation: MAFFLGQSSLVNHFRSYQKTQASMAVPTRAFHVELGDREKALLAKDPSLSRFKSYKKSVSTLKRIGDVLTVVVVAGCCYEIYVKAVMREEARNKAKAGGGSK
- the LOC108477211 gene encoding succinate dehydrogenase subunit 7A, mitochondrial isoform X1; protein product: MAFFLGQSSLVNHFRSYQQKTQASMAVPTRAFHVELGDREKALLAKDPSLSRFKSYKKSVSTLKRIGDVLTVVVVAGCCYEIYVKAVMREEARNKAKAGGGSK